The sequence AGATCCACCACCACGCTGCCGGGCCGCATACCCCGGACCGCTTCCGCGGTGACCAGGATCGGGGCCCTGCGGCCCGGTACCTGCGCCGTGGTGATGACGGCGTCGAATCCGGAGATCGCCTCGGTGAGGCGGTGTTGTTGCCGTGCGCGCTCATCGGTCGTCAGCTCGCGGGCGTAACCGCCCTCACCCTCGGCCGTGACTCCCAGGTCGAGCCAGGCCGCTCCGACGGACCGCACCTGGTCGGCGACCTCGGGGCGCACGTCGTAGCCCGTGGTCCTCGCGCCGAGGCGCTTGGCAGTGGCGAGCGCCTGGAGACCGGCCACGCCCGCACCGAGGACGAGAACCGAGGCGGGCGCGATGGTGCCTGCCGCTGTGGTGAGCATGGGGAAGAAGCGGGGCAGCCGTGCCGCCGCGAGCAGCGCGGCCCGGTACCCCGCGACGCTCGCCTGCGATGACAGGGCGTCCATGCTCTGTGCCCGCGAGATGCGGGGCACCGCCTCCACCGCGAGGGCGTGGACCCCCGCCCTGCGCAGAGCGGCGATCTCCTCCGAGCGGGTCGCCGGTGAGAGGAAACCGACGAGCACCGAACCGGGAGAGAGCCGTCGCAGCTCGGAGGCGTCCGGCGGCGTCACCGTGAGCACGACGTCGGCGGACCAGGGATCCCCCAGCTCCGCACCGGCGTCGCGGTAGTCCTCGTCGCTGTGCCACGCGCCGGAGCCCGCGCCGGGTTCGCAGATCACCCGCAGGCCCCGCCCGGTGAGCCGCTTGACATGTGTGGGCACGAGCGCGACCCTGCGTTCTCCCGGCGCGCGCTCGGCGACCACCCCGATGCGAACCGGTGTCGGTGTGTCGGCCACTGGCGACCTCCTCGGCGGCGAGTTCGACGCTGACCCGCTTCCTTGCCAACGGTATTCACCTCGGGTGACACACGCCACAGAGGGATCGGCTGCGCTGCGGCCCGACCGACTACCGTCGAGGCATGTATTCCACGGAGATCGAGGTTCAGACCGGTTCTCAGGCGGTCGTGCGCGACCTCACCGGCGAGGTCCGGCGCTTCCTCTCCGAGGCGGGGGCACGCGACGGGCTGCTGCACGTCTGGGTACCGCACGCCACGGCGGGTCTCGCGGTGATCGAGACCGGGTCAGGCAGTGACGACGACCTGCTCGCCGCACTCGACGACCTCCTGCCGAGGGACGAGCGGTGGCGTCACCGGCACGGCAGCCACGGGCACGGCCGCGACCACGTACTGCCCGCGTTCCTCCCGCCGTACGCCACGGTGCCCGTGCTCGACGGCTCGGCGGCGCTCGG comes from Saccharomonospora xinjiangensis XJ-54 and encodes:
- a CDS encoding secondary thiamine-phosphate synthase enzyme YjbQ; the protein is MYSTEIEVQTGSQAVVRDLTGEVRRFLSEAGARDGLLHVWVPHATAGLAVIETGSGSDDDLLAALDDLLPRDERWRHRHGSHGHGRDHVLPAFLPPYATVPVLDGSAALGTWQSLCLVDTNIDNPTRRVRLSYLPG
- a CDS encoding NAD(P) transhydrogenase subunit alpha, which produces MADTPTPVRIGVVAERAPGERRVALVPTHVKRLTGRGLRVICEPGAGSGAWHSDEDYRDAGAELGDPWSADVVLTVTPPDASELRRLSPGSVLVGFLSPATRSEEIAALRRAGVHALAVEAVPRISRAQSMDALSSQASVAGYRAALLAAARLPRFFPMLTTAAGTIAPASVLVLGAGVAGLQALATAKRLGARTTGYDVRPEVADQVRSVGAAWLDLGVTAEGEGGYARELTTDERARQQHRLTEAISGFDAVITTAQVPGRRAPILVTAEAVRGMRPGSVVVDLAGESGGNCELTVPGEETVVHDVTICSPLNLPSEGAVHASELYSRNLVELLGLLLDEEGRLSLDTGDEILAGACVTATDEEAH